From a single Bacteroidia bacterium genomic region:
- a CDS encoding methyltransferase domain-containing protein encodes MLKQLVRPVYRFSHQLLFSTSQWNPLFRKTYGGKPVTKGHISADHLADPRLDDQLVEKLKEAGIGVKPFEIDVPGYKDYLKKVDYPDTYYGGGKIPGKNFTEKTLEHYVSTSFIPFDEDTVFIDVAACTSPFYTIVRRLYGCRETYQQDLVYPKGLNGDKIGGYASELYLPDGSVDAVTLHCSLEHFEGNSDTEFFQELSRVLRPGGRAVILPFYLAGEYTIHVDPAYNLLKFHRPKIDPRAKLRYCNWYQFFSRHYDPQALQERILSKVPDLNLTVYHVQNFREVDPSCYLRFIGVFEKKS; translated from the coding sequence ATGCTAAAACAACTGGTTCGACCCGTTTACCGGTTTTCTCACCAACTGCTATTTAGCACCAGCCAGTGGAATCCGCTGTTTCGGAAAACCTATGGCGGCAAACCTGTAACCAAAGGCCATATTTCGGCAGATCACCTCGCCGACCCCCGGCTGGATGACCAGCTGGTCGAAAAGCTAAAGGAGGCGGGCATTGGGGTAAAACCCTTTGAAATAGATGTCCCTGGATATAAAGACTACCTCAAAAAAGTGGATTACCCAGACACGTACTATGGCGGGGGAAAAATACCGGGGAAAAATTTTACCGAAAAAACCCTCGAACATTACGTCTCTACCTCTTTCATTCCTTTTGATGAGGATACAGTATTTATCGATGTAGCAGCTTGCACGTCACCTTTTTATACCATTGTGCGGCGGCTTTACGGTTGCCGGGAAACTTACCAGCAAGATCTGGTCTATCCCAAAGGCCTGAATGGCGACAAGATCGGTGGCTACGCCTCCGAACTTTACCTGCCCGATGGCAGCGTGGATGCGGTAACGCTTCACTGCTCTCTGGAGCACTTTGAAGGAAACTCTGACACCGAGTTTTTTCAGGAGCTTTCACGTGTGCTTCGCCCGGGGGGAAGGGCTGTAATTTTGCCTTTTTACCTTGCGGGAGAATATACGATTCATGTGGACCCGGCCTATAACCTGCTCAAATTTCATCGCCCCAAAATAGACCCCAGGGCAAAACTCCGATACTGTAACTGGTACCAGTTTTTTTCCCGCCACTACGACCCGCAAGCCCTTCAGGAGCGAATTCTTTCCAAAGTACCCGACCTGAATCTGACCGTCTATCACGTGCAAAATTTTCGGGAAGTTGACCCTTCGTGTTATCTCCGTTTTATCGGTGTTTTTGAAAAAAAATCTTAA
- a CDS encoding alpha/beta family hydrolase, producing MNLTAQRGKFLATPEKGEVSSLLMLPPQAKALLVFGHGAGAGMDHQTMENIAQNMAHSQIATFRYNFPYMERGGGRDTNAVSLATVQAAVHEAKKYAGKLPVLAGGHSFGGRMTSLAAAEGMIDEVKGLIFCSFPLHAPGKASADRATHMGKIKQPMLFLSGTRDTFISPDFFLPLIESLGEKATLHSLETADHGYKTLKKTRQNPEDVFAEMARVAGEWVDKTI from the coding sequence ATGAATCTTACCGCCCAAAGAGGAAAATTTCTGGCGACGCCTGAAAAAGGTGAAGTTTCTTCCCTCCTGATGCTTCCGCCTCAAGCAAAAGCGCTATTGGTATTTGGCCACGGCGCAGGTGCCGGGATGGATCATCAGACGATGGAAAATATCGCACAAAATATGGCCCATTCGCAGATTGCGACTTTCCGGTACAACTTTCCCTACATGGAACGCGGCGGCGGCAGAGATACAAATGCCGTCAGCCTGGCAACTGTACAGGCTGCGGTTCATGAAGCAAAAAAATATGCGGGGAAATTGCCTGTTTTGGCGGGGGGACATTCCTTTGGCGGGCGAATGACTTCTCTGGCAGCAGCGGAGGGAATGATTGATGAGGTAAAAGGGCTGATATTTTGTTCTTTTCCCCTTCACGCACCGGGCAAAGCCAGTGCAGACCGGGCTACGCATATGGGAAAAATCAAACAGCCGATGTTATTTCTCTCCGGAACAAGAGACACCTTTATTTCTCCCGACTTTTTCCTTCCACTGATAGAAAGTCTGGGCGAAAAAGCTACGCTTCACTCGTTGGAAACTGCCGACCACGGGTACAAAACGCTGAAGAAAACCCGGCAGAACCCCGAGGATGTATTCGCCGAAATGGCGCGTGTGGCGGGAGAGTGGGTGGACAAAACGATCTGA
- a CDS encoding aldo/keto reductase, with product MNYRTLGKTGWKISEVSLGTWQVGGGWGNPDFNDSLADRIIHTAIDNGINFIDTADVYSNGLSEKAVARVVKSRPEEVFIATKCGRRLKPNHTAEGYNRANITGFVNDSLKNMGLDTIDLIQLHCPPSSVYESDEVFGILDDLKQQGKIRHYGVSVEKVSEALRAIQRPGVATVQIIFNLMRLKPAEEFFPAAQKANVGILARVPLASGLLTGKINRTTTFSQHDHRFFNRLGEAFDKGETFSGVNLDIAFQALDRYKRIFGDQQLAEYALRWILMFDAVSCVIPGASSEAQVLSNVRAAQSPLLPEEIMDQAEAVYNDLLREIIHPQW from the coding sequence ATGAATTACAGAACCTTAGGCAAAACCGGCTGGAAAATCTCTGAAGTTTCCCTCGGCACCTGGCAAGTCGGTGGCGGTTGGGGTAACCCCGACTTCAATGACTCACTCGCAGACCGTATCATTCACACGGCCATCGACAATGGAATCAATTTTATCGATACCGCAGATGTGTACAGCAACGGTCTAAGCGAAAAGGCGGTAGCACGTGTTGTGAAATCTCGCCCGGAAGAAGTCTTTATTGCCACCAAATGCGGACGGCGGCTCAAACCTAATCATACAGCCGAAGGATACAACCGTGCCAATATCACCGGTTTTGTTAATGATAGTCTGAAAAATATGGGGCTGGATACCATCGACCTGATCCAGCTACACTGCCCGCCTTCGTCGGTTTATGAAAGTGACGAAGTGTTTGGGATTCTCGACGACCTGAAACAACAGGGCAAAATCCGCCACTACGGGGTAAGTGTTGAAAAAGTCTCCGAAGCCCTGCGTGCCATCCAACGCCCGGGAGTAGCTACCGTCCAGATTATATTTAACCTCATGCGGCTCAAGCCTGCGGAAGAATTTTTCCCCGCTGCGCAAAAAGCCAATGTGGGCATTCTCGCCCGTGTACCGCTCGCCAGTGGATTGCTTACCGGTAAGATTAACCGCACAACGACTTTCAGCCAACACGACCACCGGTTTTTCAATCGCCTGGGAGAAGCCTTTGATAAAGGAGAGACCTTTTCAGGGGTGAATCTCGATATCGCCTTTCAGGCCCTCGATAGATATAAACGCATATTTGGCGACCAGCAACTTGCAGAATATGCCCTGCGCTGGATCCTGATGTTTGATGCCGTTTCGTGTGTAATACCGGGCGCAAGTTCGGAAGCGCAGGTGCTTTCCAATGTCAGGGCTGCCCAATCTCCGCTGCTTCCCGAAGAAATAATGGATCAGGCGGAAGCCGTGTATAACGACCTGCTGAGGGAGATCATCCATCCGCAGTGGTAA
- a CDS encoding DUF5004 domain-containing protein: protein MKANRGYLFVIAALFFSLTSCSTYPDGPTISLKSKEARIAGTWKVTQATDEDGQDATDSFSNWRYTFSEDGTAVLNITEGSVGYEMTGDWALSDDQLTFRVSVQGQIFGTVTFTQDAEYEILRLSDKEFWLKDVDDADITVSLSPF from the coding sequence ATGAAAGCAAACAGAGGATACTTGTTCGTAATCGCAGCGCTCTTTTTTTCCCTTACCAGCTGCAGCACCTATCCCGACGGACCAACCATTAGCCTTAAATCTAAAGAAGCTCGTATCGCCGGCACATGGAAAGTTACCCAGGCAACTGACGAAGATGGTCAGGACGCAACTGACAGCTTTTCCAACTGGCGTTATACTTTTTCAGAAGATGGAACCGCTGTACTGAATATTACAGAAGGTTCTGTTGGCTACGAAATGACGGGTGATTGGGCGCTGTCTGATGATCAGCTCACGTTCCGGGTTTCTGTTCAGGGACAGATTTTTGGAACCGTTACCTTTACTCAGGACGCCGAATATGAGATTCTCCGACTCTCTGATAAGGAATTCTGGCTGAAGGATGTTGATGATGCAGATATCACGGTCTCACTCTCTCCCTTCTAA
- a CDS encoding class IV adenylate cyclase, producing the protein MKEIEVKILEINRQQVEETLQQLGAIKSFEGIMAATFFDYPNRSIQKKGGILRLRTEGDISMLTYKNPVEGEKSSAKVMEETETSIGDPEKLMVIFKKTGLLPFNHNHKIRTQYNLGSVHVVIDEYQGDLAGIPAFLEIEAPDETQLYEVVRQLGFKPEDCHSWSTYDLVQHYKVEV; encoded by the coding sequence ATGAAAGAAATAGAAGTTAAAATACTGGAAATCAACCGCCAACAGGTAGAAGAAACTTTACAGCAACTGGGAGCCATAAAGTCATTCGAAGGAATTATGGCTGCAACATTTTTTGATTATCCCAACCGAAGTATCCAGAAAAAAGGAGGGATTCTTCGTTTGCGAACCGAGGGAGATATCTCCATGCTTACCTACAAAAACCCGGTGGAAGGAGAAAAATCTTCGGCAAAAGTCATGGAAGAAACGGAGACTTCCATTGGCGATCCGGAAAAGCTAATGGTCATATTTAAAAAAACAGGCCTGTTACCCTTCAACCATAACCATAAAATCCGAACCCAATACAACCTTGGGAGTGTTCATGTTGTGATCGACGAATATCAGGGAGACCTTGCAGGCATTCCTGCTTTTCTCGAGATTGAAGCACCGGATGAGACGCAGTTGTATGAGGTTGTGCGGCAACTGGGATTTAAGCCCGAAGACTGCCACAGCTGGAGTACCTACGATCTGGTGCAACATTATAAAGTGGAGGTATAG
- a CDS encoding OmpA family protein encodes MRLFRILAFCLPGWMALILPSYAQPTEPDKAYKEANVLKEKSVLLRTGDDIMLSVYDQSPQYPNIHTTPYYFDKKIYAEIKKYESQADVEQLDRVLIPYIEKFGVENFQKDLALLWLAGRVKQILKDTLQAVYYYELAQTHNRGMPVPKLTYDSLIRETTSEWLPVDKYYELLEVRKKIDPLIPAKKVLENMGPRINSQDPDYAPFMHPSDSIMLFTSRRDTSGMKADEVVDPYRLWNEDLYYAEVNFITGEWSFAKRLPDTINSIFNEGSACLAPDGKTLYFTRCRTGVGFGDCDIYRATYDPVEDSWTHVQNLGGRINSDSWDSQPNISADGQTLFFSSNRKGGFGGVDLYYSTLQADSSWSTAKNLGPIINTPQNEVTPFFHKINQSLYFSSTGQLKNFGGYDIFKARWTGDQWEQPKNVGPLVNTWGNEYYFSIDGAGKTIFYANSRDPEKDHVKQNFDLYSFLMPMEARPDAIASLRGYLIDSISGYTLQGTVMIIDLDNGVEVAPKKINEYGFFEFDLVNNNRYRLYVLGDNFLTIKNDFQLNGDTTFQVLTQSFEQNKPIVFESMEFGTNSAKLRAEVKPQLDYIVRFLQNYPMFRLEVEGHTDSDGRDESNLRLSQERAQAIASYIIRKGEFEEIRAKAIGYGETRPLVPNDTEENKAKNRRVEFKLVLDQDYDGDLWLPTKEELYFDEDLEMEEDPAFDSEFEWSEEDMKKWEEEREGWDKELELDDDLDLDKELEEDIIETLEGDDGK; translated from the coding sequence ATGAGACTATTCCGAATTTTGGCTTTTTGCCTTCCGGGATGGATGGCACTTATCCTCCCGTCTTATGCACAGCCTACCGAACCTGACAAGGCATATAAAGAAGCGAATGTGCTGAAAGAAAAGTCTGTACTCCTCCGTACAGGAGATGATATTATGCTTTCTGTCTATGACCAGAGTCCACAGTATCCCAACATTCACACGACTCCCTATTATTTTGATAAAAAAATCTACGCCGAAATCAAAAAGTATGAGTCTCAGGCAGATGTAGAGCAGTTGGACAGGGTGCTCATTCCCTATATAGAAAAGTTTGGCGTTGAAAATTTCCAGAAAGATCTCGCCTTGCTGTGGCTGGCCGGCCGGGTCAAACAAATCCTGAAAGACACCTTACAGGCGGTATATTATTACGAACTTGCCCAGACCCACAACCGGGGTATGCCTGTACCCAAACTCACTTATGACTCGCTGATACGGGAAACTACCTCCGAATGGCTCCCGGTAGATAAATACTACGAACTTCTGGAGGTCCGGAAAAAAATTGACCCGCTGATTCCCGCCAAAAAAGTGTTGGAAAATATGGGTCCAAGGATCAATTCTCAAGATCCGGACTACGCGCCGTTTATGCATCCATCGGACTCCATCATGCTGTTTACTTCCCGGCGCGATACTTCGGGTATGAAAGCCGACGAGGTAGTCGATCCTTACAGACTGTGGAACGAAGATCTCTATTACGCCGAAGTCAATTTCATCACAGGAGAGTGGAGTTTTGCCAAACGCCTTCCCGACACGATCAACAGCATATTTAATGAAGGCTCGGCCTGCCTTGCGCCTGACGGGAAAACGCTCTACTTTACCCGCTGCCGCACAGGTGTGGGATTTGGCGACTGCGACATCTACCGCGCAACTTATGACCCTGTGGAAGACAGTTGGACCCATGTACAAAATCTTGGCGGACGCATCAACTCCGACTCCTGGGATTCACAGCCCAATATTTCTGCCGACGGGCAGACACTATTTTTTTCGTCCAACCGCAAAGGCGGATTTGGCGGAGTGGATCTCTATTATTCTACCCTTCAGGCTGATAGTTCATGGTCCACTGCAAAAAATCTCGGCCCCATCATCAATACCCCTCAAAATGAAGTAACGCCCTTTTTCCATAAGATCAACCAGAGCCTGTATTTCAGTTCTACCGGCCAGTTGAAAAATTTTGGTGGCTACGACATATTTAAAGCCCGGTGGACCGGAGACCAGTGGGAACAACCCAAGAATGTAGGTCCACTGGTAAATACCTGGGGCAATGAATATTATTTTTCTATCGATGGCGCTGGGAAAACCATTTTCTACGCAAACTCCCGCGACCCGGAGAAAGACCACGTAAAACAAAATTTTGACCTGTATTCTTTCCTCATGCCGATGGAAGCACGACCGGATGCTATCGCCTCATTGCGGGGGTATTTGATAGACTCCATTTCCGGTTATACCCTGCAGGGAACCGTGATGATTATTGACCTGGACAATGGGGTAGAAGTAGCGCCAAAAAAAATAAATGAGTACGGATTCTTCGAATTTGACCTCGTAAACAACAATCGCTACAGACTTTATGTGTTGGGAGACAACTTTCTCACCATAAAAAACGATTTTCAATTGAATGGTGATACCACCTTTCAGGTTCTTACACAAAGTTTTGAGCAAAACAAGCCGATTGTCTTCGAATCGATGGAGTTTGGTACCAATAGTGCCAAGCTGCGAGCGGAGGTGAAACCCCAACTGGACTATATTGTGCGCTTTTTGCAAAACTACCCGATGTTTCGCCTCGAAGTGGAAGGGCATACAGACTCAGATGGAAGAGATGAGAGCAATCTCCGCCTTTCACAGGAGCGCGCTCAGGCCATAGCGAGTTATATTATCAGAAAGGGGGAGTTTGAGGAAATTCGCGCCAAGGCCATTGGTTATGGAGAAACCCGACCGCTGGTGCCCAACGATACAGAAGAAAACAAAGCCAAAAACCGGCGGGTAGAGTTCAAGCTGGTACTCGACCAGGATTACGACGGTGATCTATGGTTGCCGACCAAGGAAGAACTTTATTTTGACGAGGACCTCGAAATGGAAGAAGATCCTGCCTTTGACAGCGAGTTTGAGTGGAGTGAGGAGGATATGAAAAAATGGGAAGAAGAGCGGGAAGGTTGGGACAAAGAACTCGAACTGGATGACGACCTTGACCTGGATAAAGAACTGGAAGAAGATATCATAGAGACTTTGGAAGGAGATGATGGAAAATAA
- a CDS encoding HD domain-containing protein, whose translation MILPASEQTLPLPVHYIDQLKTTEQNPRYHAEGNVYNHTLLVLQQFEKGVEKFDLSQDDRQILYWAAILHDIGKPSVTHWREGRWRATGHEEAGVPIARNLLLQNPEISDIQRRKILDLVNFHQIPLRWGLAKKDISDYKKLATKTDLRLLGIFAYFDLMGRICEDYERIHELLAYLNEVIIPKVKYDTGTFEEIQQTYFEAGVQQKNALWQSLKFEDVQLMEKLLNVERKDNKQAVFQCYITVGADIKGQAEYFASHFPEIPSYPVPSLSSKNLSQHEREKQLRQAKHFLSVNGREGRKVGIIGTNTDETIRQNITEFVRLLGGQINYLFFDQPLDKLLLTATDPGEEALIQENYNRLRYPHPWEAHTLTVV comes from the coding sequence ATGATTCTGCCTGCATCTGAACAGACCCTCCCCCTGCCTGTTCACTACATCGACCAACTGAAAACCACTGAGCAAAACCCTCGCTATCACGCAGAGGGAAATGTGTATAACCACACGTTGCTTGTTCTTCAGCAATTTGAAAAAGGTGTAGAAAAATTTGATCTGAGCCAGGACGACCGGCAGATCCTGTATTGGGCTGCCATTCTCCACGATATCGGCAAACCCTCAGTGACCCACTGGCGGGAAGGCCGCTGGCGTGCGACCGGGCACGAAGAGGCCGGCGTACCCATAGCACGAAACCTCCTGCTCCAAAATCCTGAAATTTCAGATATTCAGCGAAGAAAAATTCTCGACCTGGTCAATTTTCACCAGATACCGCTGCGCTGGGGACTCGCGAAAAAAGATATTTCTGACTATAAAAAACTTGCAACCAAAACAGATTTACGCCTTCTGGGTATTTTTGCTTACTTCGACCTGATGGGGAGAATCTGTGAAGATTATGAGCGGATTCACGAACTGCTGGCCTATCTCAATGAGGTGATTATTCCGAAGGTAAAATACGATACAGGGACATTTGAGGAGATCCAGCAGACCTATTTCGAAGCGGGCGTTCAGCAAAAAAATGCACTTTGGCAATCGCTGAAGTTTGAGGACGTGCAATTGATGGAAAAACTGCTGAATGTAGAGCGGAAAGACAACAAGCAGGCCGTTTTTCAATGTTATATTACGGTTGGAGCTGATATCAAAGGCCAGGCAGAATATTTTGCCAGCCATTTTCCCGAAATCCCCTCATACCCGGTGCCCTCGCTTTCTTCTAAAAACCTTTCCCAACACGAGCGGGAAAAACAACTGCGTCAGGCCAAACATTTCCTTTCGGTCAATGGCAGAGAGGGCCGGAAAGTGGGCATTATTGGCACCAATACAGATGAAACCATCCGGCAGAATATTACGGAGTTTGTACGTCTGCTGGGAGGCCAGATCAATTACCTGTTTTTTGACCAGCCGCTCGACAAACTTCTGCTAACAGCGACTGATCCCGGGGAAGAAGCGCTGATACAGGAAAACTACAACCGGCTGCGTTATCCCCATCCGTGGGAGGCGCATACGCTTACGGTTGTTTAG
- a CDS encoding VOC family protein gives MKFDKAIPILYSTDVSKSIAYFTDQLKFDNKWEWDSPPSFGGVSRDNVEIFFCKQDQGNPSTWLSLVVDNVDEYYELIKGSGAKILSKPDSKEWNMREMLVECPDGHIIRIGHNTSYD, from the coding sequence ATGAAATTTGATAAAGCAATTCCGATTTTATACTCAACAGATGTTTCAAAAAGTATTGCCTACTTCACAGATCAATTGAAGTTTGACAACAAATGGGAATGGGACAGCCCACCGTCATTTGGTGGCGTTTCCAGAGACAACGTTGAAATATTTTTTTGCAAACAGGACCAGGGAAATCCGTCCACCTGGCTTAGCCTGGTCGTTGATAATGTTGACGAATATTACGAGCTAATAAAAGGAAGCGGTGCAAAAATTCTTTCTAAACCTGACAGTAAAGAATGGAACATGAGAGAAATGTTAGTGGAGTGTCCGGACGGACATATTATCAGAATTGGACATAATACTTCTTACGACTGA
- a CDS encoding GNAT family N-acetyltransferase — MGVSQDTQRKGIASQMMNYIEQQLKQKDGRLLIVETSSDDAQIGARNFYKKIGYTQAAVIKDFWKDGEDKIVFLKKL; from the coding sequence ATTGGCGTTTCCCAAGACACACAAAGAAAAGGAATAGCAAGTCAAATGATGAATTATATTGAACAACAACTCAAACAAAAAGACGGAAGATTACTAATTGTAGAAACTTCAAGTGACGATGCTCAAATTGGAGCAAGAAATTTTTATAAAAAAATTGGTTACACACAGGCCGCAGTAATCAAAGACTTTTGGAAAGACGGAGAGGACAAAATAGTTTTTTTGAAAAAGTTGTAA
- a CDS encoding CDP-alcohol phosphatidyltransferase family protein — translation MRQHIPNFLTGANLFSGMVALVFVLTDNVSGAALAVVLALIFDFFDGFVARLLKVNSPVGKELDSLADMVTFGAVPGMVMAKLISESSGNVFPPESLGGTFPWFLAGFLVSVFSAVRLAKFNLDETQSDSFVGLPTPANTILIMSYWLVLSFNPDSFLALTLNHLWVWVALSLLSSYLLIAKVRLLALKFKNFSLKDNLYRYILMGSSILLVSVFQFQGVPVAIFLYFILSLVANRAGMARRKNIA, via the coding sequence GTGAGACAGCACATTCCCAATTTCCTTACAGGAGCCAATCTCTTTTCGGGAATGGTTGCCCTCGTATTTGTACTTACTGATAATGTCTCCGGTGCAGCCCTGGCTGTTGTGCTGGCGCTGATTTTCGATTTTTTCGACGGGTTTGTTGCCCGTCTGCTGAAAGTCAATAGTCCGGTTGGAAAAGAACTGGACTCTCTGGCTGATATGGTCACATTTGGCGCTGTACCTGGAATGGTAATGGCGAAGCTGATTAGTGAATCTTCGGGGAATGTATTTCCGCCTGAGTCATTGGGCGGAACTTTCCCCTGGTTTTTGGCGGGGTTTCTGGTTTCTGTTTTTTCTGCTGTAAGGCTGGCAAAGTTTAACCTCGATGAAACGCAGTCGGACTCATTTGTAGGCCTTCCGACTCCTGCCAACACGATTCTCATCATGTCTTACTGGTTGGTGCTATCATTTAATCCAGACTCTTTCCTGGCCCTTACGCTCAATCATCTTTGGGTATGGGTTGCGCTGAGCCTGCTCAGCAGTTATCTCCTCATCGCGAAAGTCAGGCTTCTGGCACTGAAATTTAAAAACTTCTCCCTGAAAGATAATCTCTACCGGTACATTCTGATGGGGTCGTCGATTCTGCTGGTGAGCGTATTTCAGTTTCAGGGCGTTCCTGTTGCCATATTTCTTTATTTTATACTCTCTCTGGTCGCCAACCGCGCAGGTATGGCCAGACGTAAAAACATCGCGTAA
- a CDS encoding phosphosulfolactate synthase, with amino-acid sequence MNYPISQLPERAQKPREAGYTMIMDKGMSVREAEDMLETAIEYIDVVKLGWATSAVTHNLDKKIAVYKKYGVPIYLGGTLLEAFYIRGQIDDYRRILEKYEITHVEVSDGSIDIDEKDKCDLITSFAKDYTVLSEVGSKSTNKIIAPYQWVAMMQRELDAGAWKVIAEARESGTVGMFRADGEVRSDLIEEILVDIPSEKIIWEAPLKSQQVWFIKLLGTNVNLGNIAPNEAIPLETLRLGLRGDTFHTFLSK; translated from the coding sequence TTGAATTACCCGATTTCCCAACTCCCTGAACGCGCTCAGAAGCCCCGCGAGGCTGGCTATACCATGATCATGGATAAAGGCATGAGCGTGCGTGAAGCCGAAGATATGCTCGAAACCGCCATCGAATATATCGATGTGGTAAAACTCGGCTGGGCAACCTCTGCTGTTACACACAATCTGGACAAAAAAATCGCTGTATATAAAAAATACGGGGTTCCCATTTACCTCGGGGGTACACTCCTCGAAGCTTTTTATATCCGTGGTCAGATTGATGACTACCGTCGTATTCTGGAGAAATACGAAATCACGCATGTAGAAGTCTCTGACGGTTCCATTGATATTGACGAAAAAGATAAATGCGATCTGATCACTTCTTTTGCCAAAGACTATACAGTACTTTCCGAAGTGGGCAGCAAAAGCACCAATAAGATTATCGCTCCCTATCAATGGGTAGCTATGATGCAACGCGAACTGGACGCCGGAGCCTGGAAGGTCATTGCCGAAGCCCGCGAGAGCGGTACGGTAGGTATGTTCCGCGCCGATGGTGAAGTGCGTAGCGACCTGATTGAAGAAATTCTGGTGGATATTCCTTCCGAAAAAATCATTTGGGAAGCTCCGCTGAAAAGTCAGCAGGTATGGTTTATCAAACTTCTCGGTACCAATGTCAACCTCGGCAACATCGCTCCCAATGAGGCAATTCCACTGGAAACCCTTCGACTGGGCTTGCGAGGTGATACTTTCCATACATTTTTGAGCAAATAG
- the gap gene encoding type I glyceraldehyde-3-phosphate dehydrogenase codes for MAIKVGINGFGRIGRLVFRVLASNPNVEIVKINDLTDNATLAALLKYDSVHGKFNGTVDGYDDESITVNGKKIIASAERNPEALGWGDLGVDIVVESTGVFTSRDKAGLHLKAGAKKVVISAPAKGAVDATVVIGVNDDVITSDMQVLSNASCTTNCLAPMAKVLQDNFGIESGFMTTIHAYTADQNLQDAPHRDLRRARAAAVNIVPTTTGAATAVGLVLPALKGKLDGIATRVPVADGSMTDLTVVLSRNVTAEEINAAMKAAAAGPLKGILEYSEDELVSTDILGNSHSCIFDSKLTSTMGNIAKVIGWYDNEWGYSCRVADLIMKLV; via the coding sequence ATGGCTATTAAAGTAGGTATCAATGGTTTCGGGCGGATTGGCCGCCTTGTTTTCCGCGTACTCGCGAGCAATCCTAATGTTGAAATCGTTAAAATCAATGACCTTACCGACAATGCAACGCTTGCGGCGCTGCTGAAGTATGACTCCGTTCACGGTAAATTCAACGGTACAGTCGATGGTTACGATGATGAATCCATCACGGTAAATGGCAAAAAAATCATCGCCAGTGCAGAACGCAACCCTGAAGCGCTAGGCTGGGGTGATCTGGGCGTTGACATCGTAGTAGAATCTACCGGTGTATTTACCTCCCGCGACAAAGCTGGTCTTCACCTGAAGGCTGGTGCTAAAAAAGTTGTGATCTCTGCTCCTGCAAAAGGTGCTGTGGACGCTACCGTTGTAATCGGTGTCAATGACGATGTCATCACTTCCGACATGCAGGTGCTCTCCAATGCTTCATGTACGACCAACTGCCTCGCTCCGATGGCAAAAGTATTGCAGGACAACTTCGGTATTGAGTCTGGCTTCATGACTACCATCCACGCTTATACCGCAGACCAAAACCTTCAGGATGCCCCTCACCGCGACCTTCGCCGTGCCCGTGCAGCTGCGGTTAATATCGTACCTACTACTACCGGTGCTGCTACCGCTGTAGGTCTCGTACTTCCAGCTCTGAAAGGTAAACTCGACGGTATCGCTACCCGTGTGCCGGTTGCCGATGGCTCTATGACCGATCTTACAGTTGTCCTTAGCCGTAATGTTACTGCTGAAGAGATCAACGCTGCAATGAAAGCTGCTGCTGCCGGACCGCTTAAAGGGATTCTTGAATATTCTGAAGACGAACTGGTTTCCACTGATATCCTCGGAAACTCACATTCATGTATCTTCGACAGCAAACTGACCTCCACCATGGGTAATATTGCCAAAGTGATCGGTTGGTATGACAACGAATGGGGTTACTCCTGCCGTGTTGCTGACCTGATTATGAAACTGGTTTAA